A stretch of Desulfobacter hydrogenophilus DNA encodes these proteins:
- a CDS encoding CHASE4 domain-containing protein codes for MKLKTKILGVLLAVLLVYGVLSYVIERFVVFPSFVLQERLEAEKDLNRCLEALRREIHYLDEFVHDWAAWDDAYEFVQNTNMDFIRSNLVRTTFIDNRLNVIILLDLDGRVLWKKMLDLKTGLELNINQFPDDRFPLSHAFLAHTKDIESCVAGVYATDKGPLLVASRPVIRSLHLGPAKGYMIMGRFLNEAYMRTLTDQTKVDHWYWLSQDPSIPAESSSIFESVQKNLGPVFEEQDKNMLFVYDVFKGLTDSSDLIIRAEIPRQIMKYAMNTMFFVLIATVLAGFILLLVMFFLLNHVVIAPLGKLTARVVSLGNSKQTSFSLFLNRNDEIGILCGEFQTLFNKLVIVHENLKQTNSRLNHEIRERKSYEEKLQSQRTRLRQLTYKLLLTEERERRRLASDLHDQISQNLAICQLKLSMLRTSWTSVNTARAGELNEIEDKLDEIIRETRTLTFEISPPILYELGLKPALEWLLENTCRENDIDTLLEGDLEEDRLDNSLSILIFRTVRELLHNIIKHANASKITIHLSQGAHFFEICVTDNGIGFDPEKQYKSIGFGLFSIRERFNAIGGKFTVLSESGAGTRAILRILHNSLRKHHGNKYHSRR; via the coding sequence ATGAAATTAAAAACAAAAATTCTGGGCGTTTTGTTGGCGGTGCTGCTCGTATACGGTGTTTTGAGCTACGTTATTGAACGTTTTGTGGTTTTTCCAAGTTTTGTTTTGCAGGAAAGGCTTGAGGCCGAGAAAGATCTGAACCGGTGTCTTGAAGCACTGAGAAGGGAAATTCATTATCTGGACGAATTTGTCCATGACTGGGCGGCGTGGGATGATGCTTATGAGTTCGTTCAGAACACAAATATGGACTTCATCCGGTCGAACCTTGTTCGTACAACTTTTATCGACAACAGATTAAACGTCATTATCCTTCTGGATCTGGATGGCCGTGTCCTCTGGAAAAAAATGTTGGATTTAAAGACCGGCCTGGAACTGAATATCAACCAATTCCCTGATGATCGTTTCCCATTGTCCCACGCATTCTTAGCACACACCAAAGATATAGAAAGCTGTGTTGCAGGGGTTTATGCCACCGATAAAGGTCCTCTTCTTGTGGCGTCCCGGCCTGTCATCCGAAGCCTGCACCTTGGACCGGCAAAAGGCTATATGATCATGGGGCGCTTTCTGAACGAGGCATACATGAGAACCCTGACGGACCAGACCAAGGTGGACCATTGGTATTGGCTTTCACAGGATCCGTCCATCCCGGCTGAATCCAGTTCCATATTTGAAAGCGTGCAAAAAAATTTAGGTCCCGTATTTGAAGAACAGGATAAAAACATGCTTTTTGTATACGATGTTTTCAAGGGACTGACCGATTCTTCTGACCTCATTATCCGGGCCGAAATTCCCCGGCAGATTATGAAATATGCAATGAACACCATGTTTTTTGTTCTGATTGCCACTGTTTTGGCCGGGTTTATCCTGCTGCTTGTGATGTTTTTCTTATTGAACCATGTCGTGATTGCGCCTTTGGGGAAACTGACAGCAAGGGTCGTTTCTTTAGGGAATTCAAAACAGACCTCATTTTCTCTTTTTTTAAACCGGAATGACGAAATAGGCATTTTATGCGGTGAGTTTCAAACGCTTTTTAATAAACTTGTCATAGTTCATGAAAATTTGAAACAGACCAATAGTCGTCTGAATCACGAAATCCGGGAGCGGAAAAGTTACGAAGAAAAACTCCAGTCCCAGCGGACCCGGCTGCGGCAACTCACTTACAAACTCCTGTTAACGGAAGAGAGGGAAAGAAGACGGCTTGCATCAGACCTTCACGACCAGATCAGTCAAAATCTGGCGATCTGTCAGTTAAAACTTTCAATGCTCAGGACGTCCTGGACTTCGGTCAATACGGCCCGGGCCGGGGAATTAAACGAGATAGAAGATAAACTTGATGAAATTATTCGGGAAACCCGGACCTTGACCTTTGAAATCAGCCCACCAATACTTTATGAACTGGGACTTAAGCCCGCCCTGGAGTGGCTTTTGGAAAACACCTGCAGGGAAAACGACATCGACACGCTTCTGGAGGGAGATCTGGAGGAAGATCGGCTGGATAACAGTCTGAGCATTCTTATTTTTAGGACGGTAAGAGAATTACTCCACAATATCATCAAACACGCAAACGCCTCAAAAATAACGATCCACCTGTCCCAAGGAGCGCATTTTTTTGAAATCTGTGTTACGGATAACGGAATTGGGTTTGATCCTGAAAAACAGTATAAAAGTATCGGATTCGGACTTTTCAGCATTCGGGAACGGTTCAACGCCATTGGCGGCAAGTTTACGGTCTTGTCTGAATCCGGTGCGGGAACCCGGGCCATTTTGAGAATCCTGCATAACAGCTTAAGGAAGCATCATGGAAATAAATATCATTCTCGCCGATGA
- the nhaA gene encoding Na+/H+ antiporter NhaA: MSKKETKEQNKSGSRDQYIDPQECEYLTTSEDFSAFPDEPIDKMVDPFKRFLHVESASGFVLLGAAVAALLLANTPAAGGFQAIWDTHAAISVGNITLDLSLKHWINDGLMAIFFFVVGLEVKRELVVGELSDIRSVVLPIAAAIGGMLVPAGIYLMLINEGPSTDGWGIPMATDIAFVVGLLALLRDRVPNSLRVMLLSLAIADDIGAIVVIAVGYTETVHLTALALAVGGLCLTLVFFRLGIRNMAVYGLCMLFVWAALYESGIHPTLAGVAFGLLAPTRSWVGQGRLGTMARRTLCYLQGDQWSDPKARYKALRDMEDATRESISPQQRFENQLHPWTSFVIMPLFALANAGVALRPEGFTDPVALAVVCGLFLGKPIGIVAFSWLAVKTGIARLPRGITWGPLTGAGFLAGIGFTMSLFVAGLALENPELEAAKTGILAASLLSAVFGAGVLVFFLPTPNARE; this comes from the coding sequence ATGTCCAAGAAAGAAACAAAAGAACAGAATAAGTCAGGATCAAGGGATCAGTATATTGATCCCCAGGAGTGCGAGTATCTAACCACTTCGGAAGACTTTTCAGCGTTTCCGGACGAACCCATCGACAAGATGGTCGATCCGTTTAAACGCTTTTTGCATGTGGAATCGGCCAGCGGTTTTGTACTGCTTGGGGCGGCTGTTGCAGCATTATTGCTGGCCAATACCCCGGCCGCCGGCGGTTTTCAGGCCATTTGGGATACCCATGCGGCGATATCTGTCGGAAATATTACCCTGGACCTGTCGCTGAAACATTGGATAAATGATGGGCTGATGGCTATCTTTTTCTTTGTGGTCGGCCTGGAGGTCAAACGAGAGCTTGTAGTCGGGGAACTCAGTGACATCCGAAGCGTCGTCCTGCCCATTGCTGCAGCAATTGGCGGCATGCTGGTACCTGCCGGCATTTACCTGATGCTCATTAACGAGGGGCCGTCAACAGACGGCTGGGGAATTCCCATGGCCACGGACATCGCCTTTGTTGTGGGGCTTCTGGCCTTGCTTCGGGACAGGGTGCCAAACAGCTTGCGGGTCATGTTGCTCTCCTTGGCCATTGCCGATGATATCGGTGCCATTGTGGTGATCGCCGTCGGCTATACGGAAACAGTCCATCTGACAGCACTTGCCCTGGCCGTAGGCGGACTTTGCCTGACACTGGTGTTTTTCCGGTTGGGTATCCGCAATATGGCCGTGTACGGGCTGTGCATGTTGTTCGTGTGGGCGGCCCTGTATGAATCGGGCATTCACCCCACCTTGGCGGGGGTTGCTTTCGGACTGCTTGCCCCCACCCGCAGCTGGGTGGGCCAAGGACGACTGGGAACGATGGCGCGGCGTACGCTCTGCTACCTGCAGGGCGACCAATGGTCCGATCCCAAGGCACGGTACAAGGCGCTGCGTGACATGGAGGACGCGACCCGGGAATCCATCTCCCCCCAGCAGCGTTTTGAAAATCAGCTGCACCCTTGGACCAGTTTCGTGATTATGCCTCTGTTTGCCCTTGCCAATGCCGGTGTGGCACTGCGGCCCGAAGGGTTCACCGATCCTGTTGCCCTGGCTGTTGTCTGTGGTCTTTTTTTGGGCAAACCTATCGGTATTGTTGCGTTTAGTTGGCTGGCGGTGAAAACCGGGATAGCGCGGCTGCCGCGTGGTATTACCTGGGGGCCTTTGACCGGTGCAGGCTTTTTGGCGGGAATCGGATTCACCATGTCTTTGTTCGTTGCCGGTCTGGCCTTGGAGAATCCGGAGCTGGAAGCTGCAAAAACCGGTATCCTGGCAGCATCCCTGCTCAGTGCCGTTTTCGGCGCTGGGGTGCTGGTCTTTTTTCTTCCAACTCCAAACGCGAGGGAATAA